The segment CATCGCAGGGCTGTTCACCGCGCGCGGCTACAATATCGAAAGCCTGACCGTCACCGACATCAGCGAAGACGATCTGATCAGCCGCATCACCATCGTGACGAGCGCGTCGGCGCCGATGATCGAACAGATTATCGCGCAGCTCGATCGCCTCGTGCCCGTCCACAAAGTGGTCGATCTCACCGCACTCGGGCAGCATGTCGAGCGCGAGCTTGCGCTGGTGAAGGTCGCCGGCAAGGGCGATCACCGGATCGAGGCGCTGCGCCTCGCCGATGTTTACCGTGCGCGCGTCATCGACGCGACCACGTCGAGCTTCGTTTTCGAAGTGACCGGAGGGTCGGACAAGATCGACACCTTCATTTCCCTCATGCGCGAGGTTGGTTTGGTCGAGGTCGCCCGTACCGGCATCGTCGCCATTTCCCGTGGCAGCCAAGCCGCCTGAACTCTTTAAGACAAAGGACTGATACTATGCGTGTTTATTATGATCGCGATGCCGATCTGGGCCTGATCAAGTCGAAGAAGATCGCGATTCTCGGTTATGGCAGCCAGGGCCACGCCCATGCCCAGAACCTGCGCGACAGCGGCGTGGCGGAAGTCGCCATCGCGCTGCGCCCCGGTTCGGCATCGGCCAAGAAGGCCGAAGGTGCCGGCTTCAAGGTTCTGCCGAACGCAGAAGCCGCCAAGTGGGCCGACATCATCATGATCCTGGCGCCCGACGAGCATCAGGCCGCGATCTATGAAAACGACATCAAGGGCAATCTGCGCCCCGGTGCCGCACTTGCCTTTGCTCATGGCCTCAACATCCATTTCGGCCTGATCGAAGCACCCGCCGACATCGACGTCATCATGATCGCGCCCAAGGGCCCCGGCCACACCGTGCGCGGCGAATATGTGAAGGGCGGCGGCGTGCCCTGCCTCATCGCGATCCATCAGGACGCTTCGGGCAACGCGCACGACATCGCGCTTTCCTATGCAGCCGGCGTCGGCGGCGGCCGTTCGGGCATCATCGAAACCAACTTCCGCGAAGAATGCGAAACCGATCTGTTCGGTGAGCAGGCCGTGCTCTGCGGCGGCGCCAGCGCGCTGGTCCAGGCCGGTTTCGAAACGCTGGTCGAAGCCGGTTACGCACCGGAAATGGCCTATTTCGAATGCCTTCATGAGCTGAAGCTGATCGTCGACCTGATGTATGAAGGCGGCATCGCCAACATGCGCTATTCGATCTCGAACACCGCCGAATATGGCGACATCAAGACCGGTCCGCGCATCATCACCGAAGAAACGAAGAAGGAAATGAAGCGCGTTCTGGAAGATATCCAATCGGGCCGCTTCGTGAAGGACTTCGTGCTCGATAACCGCGCCGGCCAGCCCGAACTCAAGGCCAGCCGTATCGCGGCCAAGCGTCACCCGATCGAGGAAACCGGCGCCAAGCTGCGCGCCATGATGCCCTGGATCGGCGCGAACAAGCTGGTCGACAAGGAAAAGAACTAAGCGCTTCGCCCGGCTGGTTTTCAGGCCAGCCGGGCACGGCCCCGTGCTTGGCCTGTTGGTGGTGCCGCCCAAAAACGCTATGGGCGGCGCACCTCAGGAGTAAGACCGATTTCTCTGTTCCACGCTTTTCAAAGCCAGCTCGATGCGCTCGCCGCAGAGAACCGGCTTCGCAGCCTCGCCCCGCGTCAGGGGCTCGATTTCGCCTCCAACGACTATCTCGGCCTCGCCCAGTCGCCCGCGCTGCGCGACGCGCTTGTCGAGGGCATCGCCCAGGGCATCCCGGCCGGTTCCGGCGGATCGCGCCTGCTGCGCGGAAACCACGCCGAGCATGAAGCGCTCGAATACGCCGCCGCCCGCCATTACGGCACCGAGGCCGCGCTTTTCCTCTCCACCGGCTTTGCCGCCAATGCCGCGCTCTTCGCCACGCTGCCCCAGCGCGGGGATCTCGTCGTCCACGACGCGCTTATCCATGCCAGCGCGCATGACGGCATGAAGCTCGGCCGCGCCGAACGCGTCGCCGCCGCGCATAATGACGTCACCGCCTTTGACGACGCCATTGCCGCATGGCGCCGCGCCGGCGGAACGGGCCGCGTCTGGATCGCGGTCGAAAGCCTTTATTCGATGGACGGCGACACTGCCCCCGTCACCGAACTGGCCGCCCTCGCCCAGCGGCACGAGGCCTTCCTGATCGTCGACGAGGCGCACGCCACCGGCGTTTTCGGCGAACAGGGGCGCGGGCTTTCTGCCACCGTCGCCGGGCTCCCCAACGTCATCACGCTCCACACCTGCGGCAAGGCGCTGGGGTGCGAGGGGGCGCTGCTCTGCGCGCCGCGCGTGCTCATCGACTTTCTCGTCAACCGCGCGCGCCCCTTCATCTTCTCGACCGCGCCCTCGCCGCTCATGGCCTATATGGTCCGCCGCGCGATCGGGCTGGTGTCCAGCGATCCGGCGCGCGCGACCGCGCTGCGCGCGCTGGCCGACCATGCCGGCGGCGAGCTTCATAACCGGCTCGGCGTGCCGCGCACGGGCACGCAGGTCATTCCCGTCGTGATCGGCGACAAT is part of the Sphingomonas sp. C3-2 genome and harbors:
- the ilvN gene encoding acetolactate synthase small subunit, with protein sequence MHMKQEAQERHTLAVIVDNEAGVLARIAGLFTARGYNIESLTVTDISEDDLISRITIVTSASAPMIEQIIAQLDRLVPVHKVVDLTALGQHVERELALVKVAGKGDHRIEALRLADVYRARVIDATTSSFVFEVTGGSDKIDTFISLMREVGLVEVARTGIVAISRGSQAA
- a CDS encoding 8-amino-7-oxononanoate synthase, producing MSLFHAFQSQLDALAAENRLRSLAPRQGLDFASNDYLGLAQSPALRDALVEGIAQGIPAGSGGSRLLRGNHAEHEALEYAAARHYGTEAALFLSTGFAANAALFATLPQRGDLVVHDALIHASAHDGMKLGRAERVAAAHNDVTAFDDAIAAWRRAGGTGRVWIAVESLYSMDGDTAPVTELAALAQRHEAFLIVDEAHATGVFGEQGRGLSATVAGLPNVITLHTCGKALGCEGALLCAPRVLIDFLVNRARPFIFSTAPSPLMAYMVRRAIGLVSSDPARATALRALADHAGGELHNRLGVPRTGTQVIPVVIGDNGRTMAIAARLQQAGFDVRGIRPPTVAPGTARLRLSITLNIGQSDVDALVDALEDAVENIPA
- the ilvC gene encoding ketol-acid reductoisomerase; the encoded protein is MRVYYDRDADLGLIKSKKIAILGYGSQGHAHAQNLRDSGVAEVAIALRPGSASAKKAEGAGFKVLPNAEAAKWADIIMILAPDEHQAAIYENDIKGNLRPGAALAFAHGLNIHFGLIEAPADIDVIMIAPKGPGHTVRGEYVKGGGVPCLIAIHQDASGNAHDIALSYAAGVGGGRSGIIETNFREECETDLFGEQAVLCGGASALVQAGFETLVEAGYAPEMAYFECLHELKLIVDLMYEGGIANMRYSISNTAEYGDIKTGPRIITEETKKEMKRVLEDIQSGRFVKDFVLDNRAGQPELKASRIAAKRHPIEETGAKLRAMMPWIGANKLVDKEKN